The Stenotrophomonas sp. ASS1 genome segment GCGTCCATGGCGTTGTCGTAGCCGGCTCGACCGGTGAAGCAGCGACCCTCACCGATGCCGAGTACGACCTGCTGCTGGCCAGCGCGGTTGAGCGCATCGGCGGCCGCATCCCGGTCATGGCCGGTACCGGCCTGTCGGGCACCGCCAAGACCATCGAACAGACCCGCCGTGCCGCCGCGCTTGGCGCCAGCCACGCGCTGGTGGTCACCCCGCCGTACGTGCGGCCGACCCAGGCTGGCCTGATCGCCCACTACCGCGCGGTTGCCGACCAGGGCGGGCTGCCGGTCGTGCTGTACAACGTGCCCGGCCGTACCGGGTGCGACATGCAGCCGGAGACCGTGGCCGAACTGGCCAGCCATCCCAACATCGTCGGCATCAAGGAGGCGGTGGGTGACACCGGCCGGGTGCAGGTGCTGCTCGCCCTGCGCAGCCCGCAGTTTGCCGTGCTCAGTGGCGACGACGGTACGGCGGCGCGCTCGATCCAGGCCGGTATCGATGGCCTGATCTCGGTCGGCTCCAACGTGCTGCCCGGCGCCTACCGCCGGATGTGCGAGCTGGCTGCCGCCCACGACCACGAAGCCACCGGGTCCTGGGATGCGCGCCTGCAGCCGTTCCATGATTTCTGCGGCGTTGAGCCGAACCCGATTCCGGTCAAGGCGCTGCTGCGCCGTATCGGCATCGGTCACGACCTGCGCCTGCCGCTGCTGCCGCTGTCGGTGGCGCACCATCCGGCGGCCGATCACCTTGCCGGCGACATCGCCGCCCTCGAAGCCCTTTCCAGCCACTGACCTTCCGTCTTGGTCTGACCCAGGAGATTCACATGCGTCAATCCGTATCCACCGTCCGCGTGCTGTCCTACGCCCTGCTTGCGGTGGCCGTTGCCGCCGGCACCACCGGCTGCTTCAAGCGTGGCGTCAAGGGCGACTACGCCCTGGCCCCGGAAATGCGTCCGCTGGAAGTGCCGCCGGACCTGAACCTGCCCAACGCCACCAGTGACAACAAGGTGCCGACCCTTGCCTCGGCGACCAAGCCGGCGGCCCCGGTGGCTGCGGCCCCGGCCGTGGGCAACACCGGTTTCACCATTGCCGGCGGCAAGGACGAGGCTTTCGCCAAGGTCGGCACCGCGCTGGAAGGCGTGGAAGGCGTGACCATCGCCAGCCGCGCGCAGCTGCTGGGCTCGTATGACGTGGCCTACGAAGGCAGCAACTTCCTGGTCCGCGTGGTCGCCGTCGATGCCGGCGCCTACATCTCCGCGGTCGACCCGCGTGGCCTGCCGGCCACTGCAGAAGCGCCGGTGAAGCTGATCGCCGCGCTCAAGGCAAAGCTGGCCCAGTAAGGGCCGGTCGGGTGCGTGCGGGCCCAGGTCCGCACGTGCCCGGGTAGAGGGCG includes the following:
- the dapA gene encoding 4-hydroxy-tetrahydrodipicolinate synthase, with the translated sequence MSLSGLITALATPFRADGALDPDGWQRLLHLQLEGGVHGVVVAGSTGEAATLTDAEYDLLLASAVERIGGRIPVMAGTGLSGTAKTIEQTRRAAALGASHALVVTPPYVRPTQAGLIAHYRAVADQGGLPVVLYNVPGRTGCDMQPETVAELASHPNIVGIKEAVGDTGRVQVLLALRSPQFAVLSGDDGTAARSIQAGIDGLISVGSNVLPGAYRRMCELAAAHDHEATGSWDARLQPFHDFCGVEPNPIPVKALLRRIGIGHDLRLPLLPLSVAHHPAADHLAGDIAALEALSSH